The following are from one region of the Paenibacillus sp. JZ16 genome:
- a CDS encoding DinB family protein has product MQDGQYSSNPTGVIRSTLDFQFQIAWQMLNLHLTGLQDEEFHWRPASKGLHVYRESGIWLAEWPESEEYGIGPPSISWLTWHITYWWSMVLNHSFGNWTLVREDILSLGNIQETRDQIHEMSCEWKRQISALTDDSFLSTERTLWPFTNKPFHELAAWLNLELMKNTAEIGYCRFLYAVHKQ; this is encoded by the coding sequence ATGCAGGATGGACAATATTCATCTAACCCGACGGGTGTTATTCGAAGTACTCTTGATTTTCAGTTCCAAATCGCTTGGCAGATGCTCAACTTGCATCTTACGGGGCTTCAAGATGAGGAATTTCATTGGCGACCGGCTTCCAAGGGGCTCCATGTTTATCGTGAATCTGGAATATGGCTGGCGGAATGGCCTGAATCCGAGGAGTATGGAATTGGCCCGCCGAGTATTTCTTGGCTGACATGGCATATCACATACTGGTGGTCGATGGTACTGAATCATTCGTTCGGCAACTGGACATTGGTCCGTGAAGACATCCTTTCTCTGGGCAACATCCAAGAGACCAGAGATCAAATACATGAAATGAGCTGCGAGTGGAAACGTCAAATTTCAGCTTTGACGGATGATTCGTTCCTTTCAACGGAACGGACTTTGTGGCCTTTCACGAATAAGCCTTTCCATGAATTGGCGGCCTGGCTAAATCTAGAACTGATGAAAAATACGGCCGAGATCGGTTATTGCCGTTTCCTTTATGCTGTTCACAAGCAATAA
- a CDS encoding TetR/AcrR family transcriptional regulator → MSLLKEKILQSAIRSFAEKGYQATSIQDIADDCSIAKGSIYKYYGSKEELYIRILEKRQQDMIDAVEQIRKKGLSRRETFLEEIAYQFDFFIEHGYYISRDHNELPPANSDKIGTVIHQLQLNMFRYYQDILLRHYGDSIEEWKWDATAVFNGLIREYTFHVLFGFKPLIQKELAVFIAERMDDLMLGLEQGAPRPLLTDELMKEYSMVDLEALTHTQEIRRTALMDTIESIIPDMSITNSRKKDLSEVAAMLREEFTAERPRSFLIQALLKDLSSENELTFYTNQLQQLILESN, encoded by the coding sequence ATGAGTTTGTTAAAAGAAAAAATATTGCAATCGGCTATTCGTTCCTTTGCCGAAAAAGGATACCAAGCGACTTCGATTCAAGATATCGCGGATGATTGCAGCATTGCTAAAGGCTCAATCTATAAATACTATGGTTCCAAAGAAGAGCTATACATCCGTATTCTGGAGAAACGACAGCAGGATATGATTGATGCCGTAGAACAGATCCGCAAAAAAGGGTTATCCCGCAGGGAAACATTTCTTGAAGAGATCGCTTATCAGTTCGATTTTTTCATCGAGCATGGATATTACATATCGCGTGATCATAACGAGCTCCCGCCGGCGAACAGTGACAAGATCGGTACCGTCATCCATCAGCTTCAATTGAATATGTTTCGTTATTACCAGGATATTTTACTCCGTCATTACGGGGATTCGATAGAGGAATGGAAATGGGATGCTACAGCCGTCTTTAACGGATTGATCCGCGAGTATACCTTTCATGTCTTGTTTGGATTCAAACCGCTCATTCAAAAGGAATTGGCTGTTTTCATTGCTGAGCGAATGGATGATCTCATGCTGGGATTGGAACAAGGTGCTCCCCGTCCCCTGCTCACCGATGAACTCATGAAGGAATATTCGATGGTTGATTTAGAGGCACTTACTCATACGCAAGAAATACGAAGAACGGCGTTGATGGATACGATTGAGTCGATTATCCCGGATATGTCCATCACGAACTCCAGAAAAAAAGACTTGTCTGAGGTAGCCGCGATGCTGCGGGAAGAGTTCACCGCTGAACGTCCACGTTCCTTTCTAATCCAAGCGCTGCTTAAGGATCTGTCTTCGGAGAATGAGCTGACTTTCTACACCAATCAACTGCAGCAGTTGATTCTAGAAAGTAATTGA
- a CDS encoding type III polyketide synthase, producing MKHSNGISDVGILGMGTALPVHSVAQSDIADLIASTLQDQPDLARFARRVFRSCGVETRYTCESNYLGSSEECRYLPSHDESDIPTTEERMDTYKREALPLGIEAAEKAMKDAGISPDRITHLITVSCTGQYQPGMDVLLIRHLGLSPRVNRLPLIFQGCAAGLKAIQMARDVVRGAPASQVLIVCVELCTLHFQPVKEREALFAASFFGDGASSCVIGHPETDHQHYLELGSGYSVVLPDSTEDMTWEVGNTGFDLFLSPRIPKLLGTHLEEEIRVLLKGDKLPELWAIHPGGRGIVDSVQEVMGLTDEQTKYSRDILRTAGNLSSVTIMFVLSAMRKEMQELNKTSTDGVAMAFGPGLTAELMRFTYMKAYTSSVKDLDHVLL from the coding sequence ATGAAACATTCAAACGGTATATCCGATGTTGGGATACTCGGGATGGGCACTGCATTGCCGGTACATTCGGTGGCACAGTCGGATATTGCGGATTTAATTGCTTCTACGCTGCAGGATCAACCCGACCTGGCCCGCTTTGCTCGAAGAGTATTTCGATCCTGTGGTGTCGAAACTCGTTATACTTGTGAATCCAATTACCTTGGTTCATCGGAAGAATGCCGCTATCTGCCTTCCCATGACGAATCGGACATCCCGACTACCGAGGAACGAATGGATACATACAAGCGGGAAGCCCTCCCGCTTGGCATAGAAGCAGCCGAGAAGGCAATGAAAGATGCCGGTATCTCACCGGATCGAATCACGCATCTCATTACGGTCAGCTGCACGGGCCAATACCAGCCGGGCATGGATGTGCTGTTGATTCGCCATTTGGGGCTTTCTCCGCGCGTCAATCGTCTGCCGTTGATATTTCAGGGATGTGCTGCGGGCCTTAAAGCGATTCAAATGGCAAGGGATGTTGTCAGAGGAGCGCCGGCTTCACAGGTTCTGATTGTGTGCGTGGAGCTTTGCACCCTTCATTTTCAGCCGGTCAAGGAGAGGGAAGCGCTTTTTGCTGCTTCGTTTTTCGGTGATGGTGCCTCCTCTTGTGTTATCGGTCACCCGGAAACGGATCATCAACATTATTTGGAGCTCGGCTCGGGTTATTCGGTCGTGCTCCCGGATTCAACGGAGGATATGACGTGGGAGGTAGGCAATACAGGCTTTGATCTTTTTTTATCGCCGCGTATTCCCAAGCTGCTCGGTACTCACCTGGAGGAAGAAATACGTGTTCTGCTGAAAGGAGATAAGCTCCCGGAATTGTGGGCCATCCATCCTGGCGGAAGGGGCATCGTGGATTCTGTCCAAGAAGTCATGGGCCTGACCGATGAACAAACCAAGTACAGCAGGGACATTTTAAGAACAGCGGGGAATCTCTCCTCCGTGACCATTATGTTTGTGCTGAGTGCGATGCGTAAGGAGATGCAAGAGCTGAACAAAACTTCCACCGACGGGGTAGCCATGGCCTTCGGCCCAGGCCTGACCGCGGAGCTTATGCGATTTACCTACATGAAGGCATATACGTCATCGGTCAAGGATCTGGACCATGTCCTTCTTTAG
- a CDS encoding alpha/beta hydrolase family protein yields MRFGEMVIILFIIALAIATIWGPKSKKSRLIYSLIALYIVTVVQIIVEDCRWQMIPCYAASVILTVVIIFRKPEKKPSSKKSRRRWLAWLWTTVLFLYASVMVALPLLLPVFAFHQPQGPYPVGTAVYHFIDNDRPDEYSADPKDHRELMVQLWYPSEPETGEEAEPYIRNVTAITQGLEQALSFPAWTLSHLGLVETHAYSNAPLSSMEQEYPILIFSHGMTGFRNQNTFQIEELASHGYIVVGIDHAYDAAATVFPDGREVLINKHQLSGFEALDEHMTLWTQDVSFILNRLEQLNRQDEQDRFTGRFDLERIGMFGHSYGGATAAQMLLKDSRIQAAINMDGTLYGEPMPSTGLNKPYLQMNGEKSIDKSIFDNSLDQAMAQSGHTREYYEDFWEETVRRRMNALQGGGYTMTIPHTSHMSYTDFHLFSPLLPNPGEDPESVHHIINEVSVAFFDQHLKGIRHNAMDELSKEYPDIELVQD; encoded by the coding sequence TTGAGATTCGGAGAAATGGTTATCATACTATTCATTATCGCTTTGGCTATAGCTACGATTTGGGGACCAAAATCGAAGAAAAGCCGGCTGATCTACTCGTTAATAGCGCTATATATCGTTACGGTTGTGCAGATCATCGTTGAGGATTGCCGGTGGCAAATGATTCCTTGTTACGCGGCTTCCGTTATCCTGACGGTTGTCATCATTTTTAGAAAACCCGAAAAGAAACCGTCCAGTAAGAAGAGCAGGAGAAGATGGTTAGCCTGGTTATGGACCACGGTATTGTTCCTATACGCATCAGTCATGGTCGCACTGCCTCTCCTGCTCCCTGTATTCGCATTTCATCAACCTCAGGGACCCTATCCTGTGGGAACTGCGGTATACCACTTTATTGACAATGACCGGCCCGATGAGTACTCTGCCGATCCGAAGGATCACCGTGAGCTGATGGTACAGTTATGGTATCCTTCCGAGCCCGAAACGGGGGAAGAAGCCGAACCCTATATCCGCAATGTAACAGCGATTACACAAGGTCTCGAACAGGCCTTGTCCTTCCCAGCCTGGACGTTAAGCCATCTGGGTCTCGTGGAGACCCATGCCTACAGCAATGCCCCGCTGTCCTCCATGGAGCAGGAATATCCGATCTTGATTTTTTCACATGGCATGACGGGTTTCCGCAACCAGAATACCTTCCAGATCGAAGAGCTGGCCAGCCATGGATATATCGTGGTTGGAATCGACCATGCCTATGATGCGGCTGCAACCGTATTCCCGGACGGCCGGGAGGTTTTGATCAACAAGCACCAGCTTTCAGGTTTTGAAGCGCTTGACGAGCACATGACATTATGGACTCAGGATGTATCTTTTATTTTGAATCGGCTGGAACAATTGAATAGACAGGATGAACAGGACCGTTTTACCGGTCGTTTTGATCTGGAACGAATCGGCATGTTCGGTCATTCTTACGGCGGTGCGACTGCAGCCCAGATGCTGCTGAAGGATTCTCGTATCCAGGCTGCGATCAATATGGATGGGACCTTATATGGAGAACCTATGCCGAGCACGGGACTTAATAAGCCATATCTACAGATGAATGGTGAGAAGAGTATCGACAAGTCGATATTCGATAACTCGCTGGATCAAGCTATGGCGCAAAGCGGCCATACACGGGAGTATTACGAAGATTTTTGGGAGGAGACGGTAAGGCGTCGCATGAATGCTCTGCAGGGAGGCGGATACACGATGACGATTCCACATACTTCCCATATGAGTTATACGGATTTTCATCTGTTCTCTCCGCTGCTGCCTAACCCGGGAGAGGATCCAGAATCGGTTCATCACATCATAAACGAGGTAAGCGTTGCTTTCTTTGACCAGCATCTCAAGGGAATACGGCATAACGCCATGGATGAACTATCGAAGGAATATCCGGATATCGAGCTCGTTCAAGATTGA
- a CDS encoding methyltransferase domain-containing protein has protein sequence MSFFRTLSIRAQEEELMDDFSMGGEELIEALKHLRRLNRIFAAPGPTLDGVEKLWKSIGCPSTLSIMDVGAGSGDVNQKLLQWSDQRGIKLNITLVDMTKEACDEAKRLFTNEPRIQVRRADVRDLPDASADIVTGSQFIHHFQGKQLVEMVMHMLRASIYGVVINDIHRHPVPYTAVWLTTRIISRNRYIRHDGPLSVAKGFKGKDWRELKKQLNHDTMTYKWKSMFRYSVVIPKQGTC, from the coding sequence ATGTCCTTCTTTAGAACATTATCCATCCGGGCGCAGGAAGAGGAGCTTATGGATGACTTTTCCATGGGAGGGGAAGAGTTGATCGAAGCGCTGAAGCACTTAAGGCGACTGAATCGAATCTTCGCAGCGCCTGGTCCTACCTTAGATGGCGTGGAGAAGCTTTGGAAATCGATTGGCTGCCCGAGTACCCTTAGCATCATGGACGTAGGAGCAGGTTCAGGCGATGTAAACCAGAAGCTGCTGCAATGGTCGGATCAAAGGGGCATCAAGCTGAATATCACCTTGGTCGATATGACAAAAGAAGCATGCGATGAGGCTAAGCGCTTGTTTACGAACGAACCGAGGATTCAAGTTCGGCGCGCCGATGTTAGAGATTTACCTGATGCATCGGCTGATATTGTGACAGGTTCCCAGTTCATCCATCATTTCCAGGGTAAGCAGCTGGTGGAGATGGTGATGCATATGCTCAGAGCTTCTATTTACGGGGTCGTGATCAATGATATTCATCGGCATCCGGTACCTTATACGGCAGTCTGGCTTACGACGCGTATCATTTCCCGCAATCGTTATATCCGCCATGATGGTCCGTTATCGGTTGCTAAGGGATTTAAAGGGAAGGATTGGAGAGAGTTGAAAAAGCAGCTCAATCACGACACCATGACCTATAAATGGAAGTCGATGTTCCGTTATTCCGTTGTTATCCCGAAACAGGGGACTTGCTAG
- a CDS encoding VOC family protein: MDKNILDTNVIAQIGLVVNDIEATSQAYADFFGIENPGWFWSDIFDIEKTEYNGMPTEARAKLSFFKLGSIQLELIQPDHHPSTWRESLDRNGEGFHHIAFHVNGMKEKISILQRNQIPIQQKGENAGADYAYAYMDTVPQLKLLIELLEQEKR, from the coding sequence ATGGATAAGAACATTTTAGACACTAACGTCATCGCTCAAATCGGCTTGGTTGTTAATGACATTGAAGCAACGAGTCAGGCATATGCCGATTTCTTCGGCATAGAGAATCCCGGGTGGTTCTGGTCGGATATATTCGATATCGAAAAAACCGAGTATAATGGCATGCCCACGGAAGCGCGAGCAAAGCTATCTTTTTTCAAACTGGGATCGATCCAGCTGGAGTTGATCCAACCGGACCATCATCCGAGCACATGGCGAGAAAGTTTGGATCGGAACGGTGAAGGCTTTCATCATATCGCTTTTCATGTAAATGGCATGAAGGAGAAAATCAGCATACTGCAGCGCAACCAAATCCCCATCCAGCAAAAAGGGGAAAATGCCGGGGCAGATTACGCTTATGCCTACATGGATACGGTTCCTCAATTGAAACTGCTAATTGAGTTGCTTGAACAGGAGAAACGTTAA
- a CDS encoding polysaccharide deacetylase family protein: protein MRIQYDRFPNGTRKALTLSFDDGREYDRRLVKKLNDYGIRGTFHLNSGTLGKKGYIDASEVDSLYSGHEVSAHTVDHPFLEQTPPEQVIEQVMEDRKALEALVHYPVKGISYPFGTYNDQVVGLLKSVGIEYARTVNSHGAFHKPDDWLRWHPTCHHKEMVEYAEKFVHMQQMYSKMAILYVWGHSYEFENDHNWNLVDRFGEIIGGRDDIWYATNAEIYAYCNALSKLRFSADCRMIHNPSAESVWISVDGESLELQGGQITRL, encoded by the coding sequence ATGCGTATACAGTATGATCGTTTTCCGAATGGCACCAGAAAAGCCTTGACCCTCAGCTTTGATGATGGCCGCGAATATGATCGCAGATTGGTCAAGAAGCTGAACGATTACGGAATTCGAGGCACGTTTCATTTGAACAGCGGCACGCTCGGTAAGAAAGGGTATATCGATGCCTCGGAAGTGGATTCATTGTACTCGGGGCATGAGGTATCTGCGCATACCGTGGATCATCCTTTCCTGGAACAAACGCCGCCGGAACAAGTGATTGAACAGGTTATGGAAGACCGGAAAGCGCTGGAAGCTCTGGTTCATTACCCTGTAAAGGGAATCAGCTATCCCTTCGGCACCTATAATGATCAAGTAGTCGGTCTACTTAAGAGTGTCGGTATTGAGTATGCTCGGACGGTAAACAGTCATGGCGCATTTCATAAGCCGGATGATTGGCTTCGTTGGCATCCGACTTGTCACCATAAGGAAATGGTGGAGTATGCGGAGAAGTTTGTACATATGCAGCAGATGTATTCTAAGATGGCCATCCTATATGTATGGGGACACAGTTATGAGTTTGAGAATGATCACAACTGGAATCTCGTAGATCGCTTCGGGGAGATAATCGGTGGACGTGATGATATCTGGTATGCCACGAATGCTGAGATATATGCTTACTGCAATGCCTTGAGTAAACTTCGTTTCTCGGCGGATTGCCGCATGATCCATAACCCAAGTGCCGAATCCGTGTGGATTAGTGTAGATGGCGAATCGCTAGAACTACAGGGGGGCCAAATCACTCGGCTATAG
- a CDS encoding nitroreductase family protein, with the protein MTTVAENNVIHVMKQRSSIRKYQQGVDIPQETLNQILEAAATAPSAWNLQHWKFLTIQDPENKSRILPIAYNQQQVVDASAVIIVLGDTKANENAEIVYGETVRAGFMTEEVKNQIVSSIDSYYESNEHAGTHDAIRNAAFAAMQLMLAAKAHGIDSGPMGGYDAEALRKELNIPDRYIPVLMLTLGYAEQPAHQTNRFPLDQLVIRERF; encoded by the coding sequence ATGACGACAGTAGCAGAAAACAATGTTATCCATGTTATGAAACAACGCAGCAGTATTCGTAAATATCAACAAGGGGTCGATATTCCTCAAGAGACGCTGAATCAGATTTTAGAAGCAGCGGCCACCGCTCCTTCAGCATGGAATCTTCAGCATTGGAAGTTTCTTACCATCCAGGATCCGGAAAACAAAAGTCGTATACTGCCTATCGCATATAATCAGCAACAAGTTGTTGACGCTTCGGCAGTAATTATTGTACTCGGTGACACGAAAGCGAATGAAAATGCTGAGATCGTATATGGGGAAACAGTTCGTGCAGGCTTCATGACAGAGGAAGTTAAAAATCAAATCGTCAGCTCTATAGATAGTTATTACGAAAGCAACGAACATGCCGGGACACATGATGCTATTCGAAATGCAGCCTTTGCAGCAATGCAGCTTATGTTAGCCGCTAAGGCGCATGGAATTGATTCAGGCCCAATGGGAGGATATGATGCAGAAGCTTTAAGGAAAGAATTAAATATTCCTGATCGTTATATTCCGGTGTTAATGTTAACTTTAGGTTATGCTGAACAACCGGCGCATCAAACGAATCGCTTCCCCTTGGATCAGTTAGTTATCCGTGAACGGTTTTGA
- a CDS encoding OsmC family protein — translation MPSVQTFKATAHLQEGVTVITNVRQFEFVIDEPKSLGGTDTGMNPVEALLASLGACQSMVARVYAPKFDVIFRVDVEGDLDLDGFFNRSDVRPGYSDIRYTFYIKTPSSADKVEQFVEFLERKCPVGDTIAAPVNLKLNRIVIENEVINS, via the coding sequence ATGCCAAGTGTCCAAACGTTCAAAGCAACTGCCCATTTGCAAGAAGGGGTCACGGTTATTACTAATGTAAGGCAGTTCGAATTCGTCATCGATGAGCCGAAAAGCCTTGGAGGTACGGATACCGGAATGAACCCCGTTGAAGCTCTGCTGGCCTCCCTGGGGGCATGCCAATCGATGGTGGCCCGTGTATATGCGCCAAAATTCGATGTTATCTTCAGGGTTGACGTAGAAGGAGATCTTGACCTGGACGGATTCTTTAACCGCTCTGACGTACGCCCAGGGTACTCTGATATTCGATACACCTTCTACATCAAAACCCCTTCGTCCGCCGATAAGGTTGAACAATTCGTTGAATTCCTGGAGCGTAAGTGCCCTGTAGGCGATACAATAGCGGCGCCGGTAAATTTGAAGTTAAATCGTATCGTCATCGAGAACGAAGTGATAAACTCTTAA
- a CDS encoding TetR/AcrR family transcriptional regulator has translation MGEIRNAERTRKNILEAARKEFFDKGYTGARIEVIAKNADVKKQLIYHYFKGKEELLVAVLDQLKVDTPDWAIFPPNPVDIAEHRFRIFSQTRMDFLRFTAWEALETQPQQAARKQRREETLQSYVEDIKLKQEAGLISEDLDPELLTLAISALTTYPLVYGDVTKMITGLEPGDPQFQEKWAKFLTKISELIFRK, from the coding sequence ATGGGGGAAATTCGAAATGCCGAACGTACACGAAAGAATATTCTTGAGGCCGCAAGAAAAGAGTTTTTCGATAAGGGATATACAGGTGCGCGGATAGAAGTCATTGCAAAAAACGCTGATGTAAAAAAGCAACTGATTTATCATTATTTTAAGGGAAAAGAAGAACTATTAGTGGCTGTTCTAGATCAATTGAAAGTCGATACGCCGGATTGGGCTATCTTCCCTCCTAATCCAGTGGATATTGCGGAGCATCGGTTCCGAATTTTCAGTCAAACTAGAATGGATTTCTTAAGGTTCACCGCTTGGGAAGCTCTTGAAACACAGCCGCAACAAGCTGCAAGAAAACAAAGAAGAGAAGAAACTCTTCAATCCTACGTGGAAGATATCAAATTGAAGCAAGAAGCAGGTCTTATATCAGAGGATTTAGACCCCGAATTGCTAACGTTGGCAATCTCTGCTTTGACTACTTACCCACTTGTCTATGGGGATGTTACCAAGATGATAACGGGCCTCGAACCCGGCGACCCGCAGTTTCAAGAGAAATGGGCGAAGTTTCTCACAAAAATTAGTGAGCTAATATTTAGAAAATAA
- a CDS encoding DUF1796 family putative cysteine peptidase: protein MTNVKLVDVKGAYDVIISLGSWCGPSINLRQRQLRRFSFPLDWMITNSISDVTRLLSNRFIGFMELEHMRKIEGTSALLEDGIATPAEGRPYHDAHFILDTQYDMISVHDFPIWPNQDWTQSYASYKEKINLRIHRFYEVLNNSRSVLFIRWGEVNAPEAALLHAVLSSFVAGTCNILFLRTMHDIQNVQELDWGIEGVCTLQVPIDRPNDESIWNHAMEGLYLTGYWKD, encoded by the coding sequence GTGACAAATGTGAAGCTGGTAGATGTGAAAGGCGCCTATGATGTGATCATCAGCTTGGGCAGCTGGTGCGGGCCATCGATCAATTTGCGGCAGCGTCAACTAAGACGCTTTTCTTTCCCGCTTGATTGGATGATAACGAACTCCATTTCGGATGTAACCCGGTTATTGAGCAACCGCTTCATCGGATTTATGGAACTTGAGCATATGCGGAAGATTGAAGGTACTTCAGCTCTTTTGGAGGATGGAATCGCCACGCCTGCTGAAGGGAGACCGTACCATGATGCTCATTTCATACTGGATACGCAATATGATATGATCTCCGTACATGACTTCCCGATTTGGCCCAATCAAGATTGGACGCAATCGTATGCTTCTTATAAAGAGAAGATAAATCTTCGCATTCACAGATTCTATGAAGTTCTAAACAACAGCCGATCCGTTTTGTTTATCAGGTGGGGGGAAGTGAATGCCCCGGAGGCTGCTCTGCTTCATGCCGTCTTATCCTCGTTCGTAGCCGGTACGTGTAATATACTTTTTCTACGAACCATGCATGATATTCAAAATGTGCAAGAATTGGATTGGGGGATCGAAGGCGTTTGCACCCTCCAGGTTCCCATCGACCGTCCTAATGATGAATCCATTTGGAATCACGCGATGGAAGGGCTTTATTTGACCGGCTACTGGAAGGACTAA
- a CDS encoding NAD(P)/FAD-dependent oxidoreductase: MSKQADVIVIGAGVAGTSCALQLAKQGHRTILLDRQSFPRHKTCGEFMSPETKEMLDYLGVQLRETVEPSSMDHAKIVMPHGGEINAPLPGQATGISRYELDRLLHENAVSAGADIVTGTTVTNIQKLDNHRYEVDARQGNEAVRYEARAVIGAYGTKRPRSVASAEAYRDDTVYVGVKSHYSGITIPARVELYFCEGGYVGISPIEKGMVNVAALLTLKSVQGSGKSVPEILRAASRTNRRLAERMAEGEPVSGTQVSIAPLHLSNTPHPWSEYPHIGDALLMLPPLCGDGMSVALRSSWLCSDWTHKYLHGEINFEQWRDQYTLEANRTFKELLRRARRIQNLAFAKTNRFYPGIARMIPGLASYIVKATRLSETGIGYEWMDG; this comes from the coding sequence ATGTCAAAGCAAGCGGATGTCATCGTCATTGGAGCGGGAGTAGCCGGCACTAGCTGTGCACTACAGCTTGCTAAACAAGGACATCGTACGATATTGCTGGACCGGCAATCCTTTCCGCGCCATAAAACCTGTGGTGAATTCATGTCCCCAGAAACCAAAGAGATGCTGGACTATCTAGGGGTCCAATTACGTGAAACGGTTGAGCCTAGTTCCATGGACCACGCCAAAATCGTAATGCCGCACGGCGGTGAGATTAACGCTCCGTTACCGGGGCAAGCAACCGGAATCAGCCGCTATGAACTGGATCGCCTGCTGCATGAGAATGCAGTGAGCGCGGGCGCGGACATTGTCACGGGAACAACCGTAACCAACATTCAGAAGCTGGATAATCATCGGTATGAAGTCGATGCAAGGCAAGGGAATGAGGCCGTTCGATATGAGGCAAGGGCCGTTATTGGTGCGTACGGTACAAAAAGACCACGTAGCGTTGCATCTGCCGAGGCGTATCGGGATGACACCGTGTATGTTGGTGTAAAATCGCATTATAGCGGCATTACGATCCCTGCTCGGGTTGAGCTGTATTTTTGCGAGGGGGGTTATGTCGGAATTTCGCCGATTGAAAAGGGGATGGTCAATGTAGCCGCGTTGCTGACCCTGAAATCAGTGCAGGGCAGCGGCAAATCGGTGCCGGAAATTCTACGGGCCGCTTCACGTACGAACAGAAGGTTAGCCGAACGAATGGCTGAAGGGGAGCCTGTTTCGGGAACCCAGGTATCGATTGCCCCGCTTCATTTATCCAATACGCCGCATCCATGGTCGGAATATCCGCATATCGGCGATGCGTTGTTGATGCTTCCGCCGTTGTGCGGAGACGGGATGTCGGTTGCTCTGCGATCATCATGGCTATGCTCCGACTGGACACACAAATATTTACATGGGGAAATAAACTTCGAACAATGGCGAGACCAATATACGCTTGAAGCTAATCGTACGTTTAAGGAGCTTCTCAGAAGGGCAAGGAGAATTCAGAACCTTGCTTTTGCCAAAACCAACCGCTTCTATCCAGGCATCGCCCGGATGATTCCAGGATTGGCGTCCTATATCGTAAAAGCTACCCGGTTATCCGAAACGGGCATAGGGTATGAATGGATGGATGGATGA